GTTTCTTTTGAGCATATTTTCTGATTAATTTGAAGTTTAGAACTCTGCCAAAATTACCATCTGTAATTTCAATGTGACCACAGCTTCCAAACTTTAAACTTAGTCTTAATCAAACAATAGATTTAGATTCATTTTTACTTATCAATGCTAGGAAAGGAAATTACTTAAATCTAAtttgccaaaaaaaaaagtaaatgtaaAAGCAAATGTAACTTACtctaaatcaaacaataaaactaCAGCTTGGAACTGGAACTGCATGATTCAAATCAATCCAAAGAGCACTAAAAAATCacattcaaattttgaaaaaaaaaacatttgatgCATTAACTTTCAATGTAAACATAagattaattatagaaaaattgaaTATGCACACTTTGGACTATAGACATCATTCGATCAAACAAGGTATGAGAGTATAAAAACAATCACCAGCAATccagagaagaagaaaaaaagcatGAGTAGCATGGTTTCCCTAATTTATCACCAGCAAACATGTTTCCAATAGACAAAGTATAGTTTAAAACGTAGAAGTTAAGTGAGAATAAATGTTGAAGATAAACAACAATTAGATGCTGCAAAAATGTCTAATGACAATGTTGTGATCATTCCAAACCCCgcaaatttctaaaatttgatgGTCCAACTGTGTCAATAAACCCTTTGATGGACAACTCAGGAACTGTAACCTTCTTGCCACCCATTTCATGGTCAATGAAGACAACCACCACTGTGATATCATCATGGAAGAAACGTCTAATCCCCTTTCCAATCTTCTGAAGGTCTTTATATCTCATTTCCCTTTTCCTAGCTGCTTCATTCAAAGCTGCCATAAGAAGTCTTCTTGCAATCCCCTGGTGGTTATCAAGGCAGTGTGTTAGAGAGACTGTTGCTAACATTTATCTAAACAGCACACAgacaaaaatttaattgtttttcatataCTAGGGAAGAGATGGTTGAAAGAAAAACCATCTTACTGTTCGTGGATTGTTATGAACAATCTCAGCAGCTTCCTGGTTTGTCAAGTGCTCCCAAAGTCCATCAGATGCAAAGATAATGAACTTATCATTAGGTCGTAAAACTCTTGAACATATGGATGGTTCTGCGGTTAGCACAGGCCGGCGGATAGGTTCAGGCAGATGGAACCGTGGGAATGACGGATCGAATGAGAACTCCGGCCGCTTCAAATATGCATCTCCTATAGATCTGGATACCTGATCTCAATTGCGGGTGGACAAGAAAACTCAAGTTACAAGTAGCAACCACAACCAACTGAGTAGGCATCTCATTACATAAGCAAATGCAAGATTAGCAGATGAATCAGAATTTAATGTAGCAGCAAAAGGGCAAGAAGGCTTGTTGAAATAAGCTAAAAACAGCTTATAGACACAGATCATTAAATGTTTTCACAAGTTCTACCAAAACACTTGTCATAAAAGAACTGTAAACAAGTTCTTGCAAAACATAATTCTGTGTAAATGAAGAAAAGGGTGTAAAACCAAATATAGAACCATATACACCTTAATAAGAAAACTGATTCCCATGAAGCCACAACAGTTTataaaaagagaggaaaaaacaGAACAACATGGGCAGCAAGCAACAACAACATAAACCATTAACTGAAATTTCTTTAGAACGAGATAAGAAAACCTGGATGATGCCTTTAATGCGCCATGTTCCTTGCTTCATAACTACAATTTGTGAATCTTCTGGATGCAAAGACCTGAGTTCTCGTCTAACCTCCTCCTTGCTTGCATTGTGCTCTTTGGTCAACTGTTCAGCGATGATCTTGTTTGATCTACCTGCAGAACCAATCACAGCTCGAGAGTCTCCCAGATTCGCAATATATAGTGTTCCTTTCCAGATAACACCAACCAGGCAACAGGAACCCATTGCTGCTATCAATGGCTTTATTCCATAACTCCTTCGAACAAGAGTCAGAAACCCATCCTCAGTAGCAGAAACAGCATTCCTGATAATATCTTCGGTGATAGAACCATTTTCTTGAGCAACCCCTGCGATAGGATTCCTCATAAAACTTCCTGAACCAATGCAGTATCAAGCATACTCgcaaaataaataagaagtGGAAATTTTTTTGCaggttaataaaaatatatgcatcACTGTGAGACAGTAAAagtatctaaatatttttaactaaatgaGTCTTAAACTATCAAtttatatgtgaaaaaaaaggaagagatgAGCGTATAAAAACTGAGGATATGGAATTTCATAAACCATATCAATCCAGAATTCGCAGGTAAATCAATAATTTGCATCCCACCTTAATTATATCAtactacattttaaaattttccaactttttgaagagaaacATCATGTTACCTACCCCTAGTACTCCaaattacaaaagtaaaaaaaatcatacttgGTCCGGTGGGTGCCTTGATTGTATGAGTAATCTAATGTTCATTACAAATTTTCCATCTTCTCCCTTACCACTCCCAACACAAAGAAAACCATAAATATAAAACTGTATTTAgtcaaaaagacaaaaaaaacatatgatTGACTGATATAAAAGAGGAAAATTAATACTTACACAAAACCAAGTTAAAATTGAGGAAGA
This genomic interval from Vigna radiata var. radiata cultivar VC1973A chromosome 8, Vradiata_ver6, whole genome shotgun sequence contains the following:
- the LOC106772399 gene encoding probable protein phosphatase 2C 43 isoform X2, whose protein sequence is MFSWLARIVSACLRPVRRYARMSKDDFDDAAAASDVLVWHRDLEKHSCGEFSFAVVQANEVIEDQSQVETGADAVFVGVYDGHGGAEASRFINDHLFHNLMRVAQENGSITEDIIRNAVSATEDGFLTLVRRSYGIKPLIAAMGSCCLVGVIWKGTLYIANLGDSRAVIGSAGRSNKIIAEQLTKEHNASKEEVRRELRSLHPEDSQIVVMKQGTWRIKGIIQVSRSIGDAYLKRPEFSFDPSFPRFHLPEPIRRPVLTAEPSICSRVLRPNDKFIIFASDGLWEHLTNQEAAEIVHNNPRTGIARRLLMAALNEAARKREMRYKDLQKIGKGIRRFFHDDITVVVVFIDHEMGGKKVTVPELSIKGFIDTVGPSNFRNLRGLE
- the LOC106772399 gene encoding probable protein phosphatase 2C 43 isoform X1; its protein translation is MFSWLARIVSACLRPVRRYARMSKDDFDDAAAASDVLVWHRDLEKHSCGEFSFAVVQANEVIEDQSQVETGADAVFVGVYDGHGGAEASRFINDHLFHNLMRSFMRNPIAGVAQENGSITEDIIRNAVSATEDGFLTLVRRSYGIKPLIAAMGSCCLVGVIWKGTLYIANLGDSRAVIGSAGRSNKIIAEQLTKEHNASKEEVRRELRSLHPEDSQIVVMKQGTWRIKGIIQVSRSIGDAYLKRPEFSFDPSFPRFHLPEPIRRPVLTAEPSICSRVLRPNDKFIIFASDGLWEHLTNQEAAEIVHNNPRTGIARRLLMAALNEAARKREMRYKDLQKIGKGIRRFFHDDITVVVVFIDHEMGGKKVTVPELSIKGFIDTVGPSNFRNLRGLE